One Sphingobacteruim zhuxiongii DNA window includes the following coding sequences:
- a CDS encoding RagB/SusD family nutrient uptake outer membrane protein has product MRKLLALIIISFTFIQCSKLDQEPKAVMSKNAVFENEAGVALYANSFYNLLPNANGVMRSGNDEMSDMIARNTVPSYLIPRGFGPQQSSGWSWNDLRNINSFLQNLDNSSLSADIKRNYTGIARFFRAMFYFDKVVRFGDVPWINKAMTVDDEDLYKGRDSRFVVMDSVLADLDYAVEAIALTQDNSRTLITKNIAQALKSRICLFEGTFRKYQTQYGQVSTANKYLEEAVKASEAIIASKQFSLNTGDKGYRNLFISKSPVANEVMLANVYSTQLAVLHDANWYWTSATYGIRASFTKTFINTYLNIDGTPFTNNPNYDKLIFQEETKNRDQRLSQTIRTKDYGRINANVFSLSPPLFSYTYTGYQPIKWVLDDRYYDTNSYNDNVTPIFRYAEILLNYAEAKAELKNLSLADWNMSIGALRSRAGITNTALPTTADPYLQTKYFPGITDPLLLEIRRERGIELVLEGFRFRDLIRWKKGDLLEMEWDGMYVPALNTYIDLNEDNVPDVYFYQGTLSVSRIAGVSYMDVSATLSSGQVNPFQLKGGTSGKIIWSNHIKREWEDFKYIYPIPEPDRLQNPNLGQNAGWEMN; this is encoded by the coding sequence ATGAGAAAATTATTAGCCTTAATCATAATTTCATTCACCTTTATTCAGTGTTCTAAGTTGGATCAGGAGCCCAAGGCAGTGATGTCAAAGAATGCTGTATTTGAGAATGAAGCAGGGGTTGCCTTATATGCCAATTCCTTTTACAATTTACTTCCCAATGCCAATGGCGTTATGCGATCAGGGAATGATGAAATGTCGGATATGATTGCAAGGAATACTGTTCCGAGTTACTTGATCCCAAGAGGATTTGGTCCGCAGCAAAGCTCCGGATGGTCTTGGAATGATCTCCGAAATATCAATTCCTTCCTGCAGAATCTCGACAATTCATCACTTTCCGCAGATATTAAGAGAAACTATACAGGAATTGCTCGTTTCTTTAGGGCCATGTTCTATTTCGATAAAGTGGTTCGATTTGGCGATGTGCCTTGGATTAATAAAGCAATGACTGTGGATGATGAGGACTTGTATAAGGGTCGCGACAGCCGATTTGTTGTGATGGATTCGGTGCTTGCCGATCTAGACTATGCTGTAGAGGCTATTGCCTTAACGCAAGACAACTCCCGAACACTGATCACTAAGAATATTGCGCAAGCCCTCAAATCGAGAATCTGCTTATTTGAAGGAACTTTCAGGAAATATCAAACCCAATATGGGCAGGTTAGCACAGCTAATAAGTATTTAGAGGAGGCTGTAAAAGCGTCTGAAGCCATTATAGCATCCAAGCAATTTTCCTTGAATACAGGCGATAAAGGATATAGAAACTTGTTTATTAGCAAAAGTCCCGTAGCAAACGAGGTAATGCTTGCGAATGTATACAGTACGCAATTGGCGGTTTTACATGACGCCAACTGGTATTGGACCAGCGCCACCTATGGTATACGCGCTAGTTTTACGAAGACTTTTATCAATACATATCTGAATATCGATGGAACGCCATTTACCAATAATCCGAATTACGATAAGCTCATCTTTCAAGAAGAAACAAAAAATAGAGATCAACGTTTATCACAAACAATTCGTACGAAAGATTACGGCCGGATTAATGCGAATGTCTTCAGTCTTTCGCCTCCATTATTCTCTTATACCTATACAGGATATCAGCCTATAAAATGGGTGCTTGACGACCGTTATTATGACACCAACAGTTATAATGATAATGTGACTCCAATCTTTCGCTATGCGGAGATTCTTTTGAACTACGCGGAGGCAAAAGCGGAATTAAAGAATCTAAGCCTTGCCGATTGGAATATGAGCATTGGCGCCTTACGCAGCCGAGCGGGTATTACGAATACCGCTTTGCCAACGACCGCTGATCCCTATTTGCAGACGAAGTATTTCCCTGGAATAACAGACCCGCTATTGCTGGAAATCCGTCGAGAACGAGGAATTGAACTTGTATTAGAAGGCTTCCGTTTCCGCGACTTAATCCGCTGGAAGAAAGGTGATTTATTAGAGATGGAATGGGATGGAATGTATGTTCCTGCGTTGAACACCTATATCGACCTCAATGAAGACAATGTGCCTGATGTTTATTTTTATCAGGGCACTTTAAGCGTTTCTAGAATCGCTGGTGTATCGTATATGGATGTTTCTGCAACATTAAGTTCCGGACAAGTCAATCCTTTTCAATTGAAGGGGGGCACCTCAGGAAAGATCATCTGGTCTAACCATATCAAGCGTGAATGGGAAGATTTTAAATATATTTATCCAATTCCAGAACCCGATCGGCTTCAGAACCCAAATTTGGGACAAAATGCCGGCTGGGAAATGAACTAA
- a CDS encoding OB-fold-containig protein, with the protein MTEIWNILFNPLPNAIMTLLTGISLVYWLFSMLLGDGFDFGTDADIQFEGADVQDVDIDGDADAQADTDTEQHVEPSFFSKAMDFIYVGKAPMMVLVTLFKFIGWVVTIVSSLVLNLSAYGWKSVWILIPVFILSFFLLHYVAIPFVKLYKNVGYTGEEAYDFIGRVGKMRSSIHSDQLGAIELIINRDVIRLNVKSQDGLQLSYGDDVVITNQDPERKFYIVQKDINLNNI; encoded by the coding sequence ATGACAGAGATCTGGAACATATTATTTAATCCCCTGCCCAATGCGATCATGACGCTGTTGACTGGTATTTCACTCGTCTATTGGTTGTTTAGTATGCTCTTGGGAGATGGATTCGACTTCGGTACGGATGCAGATATCCAATTTGAAGGTGCTGATGTACAGGATGTTGATATAGATGGCGATGCGGATGCACAGGCGGATACTGACACGGAACAGCATGTTGAACCCTCATTTTTCTCAAAAGCTATGGATTTTATATATGTCGGCAAAGCGCCAATGATGGTCCTTGTCACACTCTTTAAATTTATCGGATGGGTAGTCACTATCGTTTCTTCCCTGGTACTAAACCTATCGGCTTATGGCTGGAAGTCGGTTTGGATCCTAATTCCAGTATTTATACTGAGTTTCTTCCTCTTGCATTACGTAGCGATTCCCTTCGTTAAGCTGTACAAAAATGTTGGCTACACGGGCGAAGAGGCCTACGATTTCATCGGACGCGTCGGAAAAATGCGATCATCGATCCATTCCGATCAATTAGGTGCAATCGAGCTGATCATCAATCGGGATGTTATTCGATTAAATGTTAAAAGCCAAGATGGGCTGCAGCTAAGTTATGGGGATGATGTGGTAATCACCAATCAGGATCCCGAAAGGAAATTTTACATCGTTCAAAAAGATATCAACTTAAATAATATTTAA
- a CDS encoding endonuclease/exonuclease/phosphatase family protein, with protein MMKKNQAKLLLPLLAILVILGCATKREAKTEKPIKVMAYNIHIASPPSIKPDFSFTDLDAVADVINREKPDLVSLQEVDKYTARSGKQSHQANDLGAKTGMYAHFADAVDRSEGVQGVAILSKYPIKKADQYKLPVPQGSKGETRSIALVIVEIAGKDVLFCSTHIDHMSDETRQFQVNQILTILAKYKGYPIIFSGDLNMQPNSPVFKSFDGVLNPSTNQLLTFPSVKPKLILDYILFNNQFNDAFTFKRYYTVDEKYASDHLPLVAEFVAK; from the coding sequence ATGATGAAAAAAAATCAAGCTAAACTACTGTTACCCTTATTGGCCATTCTTGTCATTCTTGGATGTGCGACAAAGCGAGAAGCAAAAACCGAGAAGCCCATTAAAGTAATGGCATATAATATACATATTGCGAGTCCACCGAGCATCAAACCTGATTTTTCATTTACAGATCTAGATGCAGTCGCTGATGTCATCAATCGTGAAAAACCAGATTTGGTATCTCTACAAGAGGTCGATAAATATACGGCACGTTCGGGCAAGCAATCACATCAAGCCAATGACTTGGGTGCTAAAACAGGTATGTATGCACATTTTGCAGATGCTGTAGATCGGTCTGAAGGCGTTCAAGGAGTTGCCATCTTGTCGAAATATCCGATTAAGAAAGCGGATCAATATAAGCTGCCTGTTCCTCAAGGATCGAAAGGAGAGACCCGATCGATCGCATTGGTGATTGTAGAGATTGCAGGAAAAGACGTGTTGTTCTGTAGTACGCATATCGACCATATGTCTGATGAAACGCGTCAATTCCAAGTTAATCAAATATTGACTATTCTAGCCAAGTATAAAGGATATCCGATTATCTTCTCTGGCGATTTGAATATGCAACCAAATAGTCCAGTATTCAAAAGCTTCGACGGTGTTTTAAACCCATCGACAAATCAACTATTGACTTTCCCATCGGTAAAACCGAAGCTGATTCTTGATTATATATTATTCAATAATCAGTTTAACGATGCCTTTACATTTAAGCGCTATTATACAGTAGATGAGAAGTATGCATCTGACCATTTACCATTAGTAGCTGAGTTTGTAGCTAAATAA
- a CDS encoding PspA/IM30 family protein, with protein MNIFKRLLKIGQSDIHALVEKMEDPIALTEQGIDDMKGQLMAMNEGYISARAIVIRLENSIEDKKREATVYEEKATKILLMAQQGELKPEKAEQLAIEALGLKKQMLADCDSLAEQVGTHNERVKEINEKIDVLKFNITKWKKELDSLVAKKQINSASEFANRQMANIDHNSTVDMLKRIKSRDQQDEAYEQAVHELARLKINLDIDYTLASNDGVKNELEALKRKLGI; from the coding sequence ATGAATATATTTAAGAGATTATTAAAAATAGGGCAGTCAGACATTCACGCATTAGTGGAGAAAATGGAAGACCCTATTGCATTAACAGAGCAAGGTATCGACGATATGAAAGGACAGCTCATGGCCATGAATGAAGGCTATATTTCTGCCCGAGCTATTGTTATCCGTTTGGAAAATTCAATCGAGGACAAGAAGCGTGAAGCGACTGTATACGAAGAGAAGGCCACAAAGATTCTGTTAATGGCGCAACAAGGGGAGTTAAAACCTGAAAAAGCCGAGCAATTGGCAATTGAAGCCTTGGGCTTGAAGAAGCAAATGTTGGCAGACTGTGACTCATTAGCGGAACAAGTGGGCACGCATAACGAGCGGGTGAAAGAAATCAATGAAAAGATCGATGTTCTGAAATTCAATATCACGAAGTGGAAGAAAGAATTGGATTCTTTAGTTGCCAAGAAGCAGATCAATAGCGCTTCCGAGTTTGCTAACCGACAGATGGCAAATATTGACCATAACAGTACGGTCGACATGTTAAAGCGCATCAAGTCGCGTGATCAGCAGGATGAAGCCTATGAACAGGCGGTGCATGAGTTGGCGCGGTTAAAAATTAATTTGGATATCGATTATACACTGGCATCGAATGATGGCGTGAAAAATGAATTAGAAGCATTAAAACGTAAGCTAGGTATATAA
- a CDS encoding helix-turn-helix domain-containing protein, with the protein MTQIGTNIKKLRSVKGLSQQAFAELFSLTRGNISSYEEFRAEPKISVILQIAKYFGIPVAHLLEKKLTVNEILNFEDHFAEDSNSANVKNMDPIPLLNRAVLQKSGENTIELDRLPIFYFPLAIKNEVLAVEHNGLIHHPAAFPFEEHSILFFEKLQIDILHTLDKHYGFYIKENDFFFGKFEVHGKDIDLWLNDWKKATVTAEEMGCFWKLHAKYERVI; encoded by the coding sequence ATGACGCAAATCGGAACGAATATTAAAAAGCTACGAAGTGTAAAAGGTTTAAGCCAACAGGCATTTGCCGAGCTATTTAGTCTCACTAGAGGAAATATTTCTTCGTATGAGGAATTTCGTGCTGAACCTAAAATTTCGGTAATTCTACAAATTGCCAAATATTTTGGCATTCCCGTTGCGCATTTGCTGGAAAAGAAACTTACGGTCAATGAAATTCTCAATTTTGAGGATCATTTTGCCGAGGATAGCAATTCCGCAAACGTTAAAAATATGGACCCCATTCCCTTACTAAACCGTGCTGTCCTTCAGAAATCGGGGGAAAATACTATTGAGTTAGATCGACTTCCAATTTTTTACTTTCCCTTGGCAATTAAGAATGAAGTGCTCGCCGTTGAACATAATGGACTAATTCATCATCCCGCAGCTTTCCCTTTTGAAGAACATAGCATACTTTTTTTCGAAAAACTACAAATCGATATCCTCCATACCCTGGATAAGCACTACGGATTCTATATCAAGGAGAATGATTTCTTCTTTGGGAAATTTGAAGTGCATGGCAAAGACATCGATCTATGGTTAAACGACTGGAAAAAGGCGACCGTAACCGCCGAAGAAATGGGCTGTTTCTGGAAATTGCATGCCAAGTACGAGCGCGTGATCTAG
- a CDS encoding DUF4177 domain-containing protein — MKRFEYKTVKIEPKGFWGTKLDPEEIDKILNEYGQQGWELVSMQDLSAQGTSWTFHYTFKRAN, encoded by the coding sequence ATGAAAAGATTTGAATACAAGACGGTAAAAATAGAACCGAAAGGGTTTTGGGGAACTAAACTCGATCCGGAAGAGATTGACAAAATTCTGAATGAGTATGGACAACAAGGCTGGGAATTAGTTTCTATGCAGGATCTTTCAGCCCAAGGCACCTCATGGACTTTCCATTATACGTTTAAACGTGCTAATTAA
- a CDS encoding YbjN domain-containing protein has protein sequence MPFNKVEKYLLDLGFTISSKNREEGFFVVESEMEGIKNLIIGVTAPLIIFEQYLFSLQHDKLEVFKALLKKNRDIIHGAFALTEDGRRVIFRYTIQSHNLDQNEFDAAINSLSLLMSEYYEQLIDFSKP, from the coding sequence ATGCCATTTAACAAAGTTGAAAAATACTTATTGGACCTAGGATTTACGATTAGCTCAAAAAACAGAGAGGAGGGATTCTTTGTCGTCGAGAGCGAAATGGAAGGGATCAAGAATCTGATTATCGGTGTGACCGCACCGCTTATTATCTTCGAGCAATACCTATTTTCTTTGCAGCACGATAAGCTGGAGGTTTTCAAAGCGCTCTTAAAAAAGAATAGGGATATCATTCACGGCGCCTTTGCGCTGACTGAGGATGGGCGACGTGTAATCTTTCGATATACAATACAATCGCATAATCTAGATCAGAATGAATTCGACGCGGCTATTAATTCACTTTCTTTATTGATGAGTGAATATTACGAACAGTTAATTGATTTTTCTAAACCCTAG